The Caldicellulosiruptor changbaiensis genome has a segment encoding these proteins:
- a CDS encoding DUF4234 domain-containing protein, with protein sequence MPGKKRSVVGVLLFSIITLGIYYWYWIYATSKEANST encoded by the coding sequence ATGCCCGGTAAGAAGAGGTCTGTGGTAGGTGTTCTACTTTTTTCCATAATAACACTTGGAATTTATTACTGGTACTGGATTTATGCAACCTCTAAGGAAGCCAACAGTACTTAG
- a CDS encoding glycosyltransferase family 4 protein, with protein MKNILVLTQRDIFHKKAGGAERYLFNVLKGLSEHYKITCLCQNDGSQKDYEIYDNITFIRFKTNLISLIFKAMFYYKKNRENIDLVIDHTNTHQFFTFLYVTKNKRLLIVHQLALEIWEYYFPKYIGKVLKLLEKLLWRLSSGMAVTVSQSTKEDLQRFGFKEEFIWIVKNSIKHKYTSLPNTEKEDYLVSVGRLVPYKRFEDAIYLAKKLNRKIFIIGEGQERYKRKLRNYAKRIKADVIFTGYISEEKKQEIVEKAYMHIFPSIREGWGLVISEAANLGTPSLVYPVSGCLDATNYGKAGFVTKGIGKCYLLEKFLSIDREEYERMRICAFEFATQLNYNKQCEEFLRVIQTIIENT; from the coding sequence ATGAAGAATATTTTAGTGTTAACTCAAAGGGATATTTTCCATAAAAAAGCTGGTGGTGCGGAAAGATACTTGTTTAATGTGCTGAAAGGTTTGAGTGAACATTACAAAATAACGTGTTTGTGTCAAAATGATGGTAGTCAGAAAGATTATGAGATATATGATAATATAACATTTATTCGGTTCAAAACTAATTTAATCAGCCTGATATTCAAAGCAATGTTTTATTATAAAAAAAATAGGGAAAATATTGATTTAGTTATTGACCATACAAACACACATCAGTTTTTCACTTTTTTATATGTTACAAAAAACAAGAGGTTACTAATTGTTCACCAGCTTGCACTTGAAATTTGGGAATATTATTTTCCGAAGTACATTGGTAAAGTACTTAAATTACTCGAAAAACTCCTGTGGCGTCTATCATCTGGAATGGCGGTAACAGTTAGCCAGTCAACTAAGGAGGACCTGCAGAGGTTTGGGTTCAAAGAAGAATTTATATGGATTGTAAAAAATTCAATAAAGCACAAGTATACTTCACTTCCGAATACAGAGAAAGAAGACTATCTTGTTAGTGTAGGAAGATTAGTTCCATATAAAAGATTTGAGGATGCAATTTATTTAGCAAAGAAACTTAATAGAAAAATATTTATTATAGGAGAAGGACAAGAGAGATATAAAAGAAAATTAAGAAATTATGCAAAGAGAATTAAAGCAGATGTAATTTTCACTGGATATATTTCTGAAGAGAAAAAACAAGAAATAGTAGAGAAAGCCTATATGCACATTTTTCCATCTATTAGAGAAGGTTGGGGGCTTGTAATAAGCGAAGCAGCTAACTTAGGGACACCTTCTTTGGTATATCCTGTTTCTGGTTGTCTTGATGCAACAAATTATGGGAAGGCTGGTTTTGTAACAAAGGGAATAGGAAAGTGTTATTTATTAGAAAAGTTTCTAAGTATTGATAGGGAGGAATATGAAAGGATGAGAATTTGTGCATTTGAATTTGCTACACAGCTAAACTATAATAAACAGTGTGAGGAGTTCCTGCGGGTTATACAAACCATAATAGAAAATACATAA
- a CDS encoding CPBP family intramembrane glutamic endopeptidase encodes MTLSALKDVINYIGLFILSSIIMGIISLISGKDDANLIYIGMFLIYLCFAVIYSKRKKINIFQLCNFRKITVKDVIFTVILAISFEMAINGILGALEMGLDDIITPIRKNYEDTILRELKNSNIFLVFFTIVIAAPFFEEITFRGLLFGIMLRKQMNLYLALIIQALVFGLIHLDLYQGIFAFFCGIFLALVLYWTKSILNSIIFHTTVNAIGFSAMLLIKDNNLESNFLEDIIICTVLSVVGLALMYLPMKYFYKMKVRN; translated from the coding sequence ATGACTTTGAGTGCTTTGAAAGATGTTATCAACTACATAGGTTTGTTTATCTTGAGTAGTATTATTATGGGAATTATAAGTTTAATATCTGGAAAAGACGATGCTAATTTAATTTATATTGGCATGTTTTTGATATATTTGTGTTTTGCTGTAATATACTCAAAAAGAAAAAAAATAAATATTTTTCAGCTTTGTAACTTTCGAAAGATAACAGTTAAAGACGTTATTTTTACCGTAATACTGGCTATATCATTTGAAATGGCAATCAATGGCATATTGGGTGCTTTAGAAATGGGTTTGGACGATATTATAACTCCAATTAGGAAAAACTATGAAGATACAATATTAAGAGAATTAAAGAACAGTAACATATTCCTTGTATTTTTTACGATTGTGATAGCAGCGCCATTTTTTGAAGAAATTACTTTCAGAGGTTTACTTTTTGGTATAATGCTAAGAAAACAAATGAATTTATATTTGGCATTAATAATTCAGGCATTAGTTTTTGGATTGATTCACCTTGATTTGTATCAGGGAATTTTCGCTTTTTTCTGTGGAATATTTTTAGCACTTGTGTTGTACTGGACAAAATCAATATTAAACTCAATTATATTTCATACCACAGTAAATGCTATCGGATTTAGTGCAATGTTATTGATTAAAGATAATAATTTGGAAAGTAACTTTTTAGAGGACATTATTATTTGTACTGTACTGTCAGTAGTGGGACTTGCCTTGATGTACTTGCCTATGAAATATTTTTACAAAATGAAAGTCAGAAACTAA
- a CDS encoding transposase — protein MTKNIKAQNKKFLKLLFVIKKVTEVLSRKIKQNRRGRPRKFNLFQIIACLVYKVKKGIKSFRELEYRINQDTEFKQVVGIEESPDYSYFAKLSRKIEKEYMQDIKDILIAKIEPDMSIAIVDSTPLRSAKNDSEAKIGIHITIGFFRGYKLHLLCTGKEEVIPLFWILTGANEHDSRQEELLYRAWGFGCEIVLADAGYDCSRWFNIANELKVKFVAGINKRNMKNKNNVSNSFRSKNIRFLETEEGKKLYKQRTKIERLFSKLKGEYNLENVRLKGFRNYKRYIDWILITFLFEQLLRKLEGKKFSFAYEWNQ, from the coding sequence ATGACTAAGAATATTAAAGCACAAAATAAGAAATTTTTAAAGCTGCTTTTTGTAATAAAAAAGGTTACTGAAGTTTTATCGAGGAAGATAAAGCAAAATAGAAGGGGACGACCGAGGAAATTTAATCTGTTTCAGATAATAGCTTGTTTGGTTTATAAAGTTAAAAAGGGGATAAAGAGTTTCAGAGAATTAGAATATCGAATAAATCAAGACACAGAGTTTAAGCAAGTAGTAGGTATAGAAGAAAGTCCGGACTATTCATATTTTGCAAAGTTGTCAAGAAAAATAGAAAAAGAATACATGCAAGATATAAAAGACATATTAATAGCTAAGATAGAACCTGATATGAGTATAGCGATAGTAGACTCTACGCCGCTGAGAAGTGCCAAAAATGATTCAGAAGCAAAAATAGGTATACATATTACAATAGGATTTTTCAGGGGATACAAATTACATCTTTTGTGTACAGGTAAAGAAGAAGTAATACCACTTTTCTGGATTTTAACAGGGGCAAATGAACATGACTCAAGACAAGAAGAGCTTTTGTATAGGGCATGGGGCTTTGGCTGTGAGATTGTATTAGCAGATGCGGGATACGATTGTAGCAGATGGTTTAATATAGCAAATGAGCTTAAAGTTAAATTTGTTGCTGGGATAAACAAAAGAAACATGAAAAATAAAAACAATGTTAGCAATAGTTTTAGAAGCAAGAACATAAGATTTTTAGAAACTGAAGAGGGTAAAAAGCTATACAAGCAGAGAACAAAGATTGAAAGACTATTTAGCAAATTAAAAGGTGAATATAATCTTGAGAATGTGAGGCTCAAGGGATTTAGAAATTATAAAAGGTATATTGATTGGATACTAATTACTTTTCTATTTGAGCAACTTCTTAGAAAGTTAGAAGGTAAGAAGTTTTCTTTCGCTTATGAATGGAATCAATAA
- a CDS encoding ABC transporter ATP-binding protein, producing MKKVISVSELYMDYGQGNVLNGISFEVEAGQIIGYIGPNGAGKSTTIKIFLGIITNYKGKVEIFGEDIRGKYLYKKRIGYVPEVIELYESLTAMEYLNFVGQLYGLDEETVKKRSLELIEIFDLKDAINSRLSTYSKGMKQKLAIISSLIHNPDLLFFDEPLTGLDANSATIFKELMKELKKEGKTIFYSSHIMEVVEKVSDRIILLNKGTIVADGPFEELAQKLKQNNLEQLFNELTGFTNHQEIAKEIVKVMKGEKDER from the coding sequence ATGAAAAAAGTCATTTCAGTAAGTGAGCTTTACATGGACTATGGTCAGGGAAATGTGCTAAATGGAATCAGCTTTGAAGTTGAGGCTGGGCAGATTATAGGGTACATCGGACCAAATGGAGCAGGCAAGAGCACTACAATTAAAATCTTTTTGGGGATTATTACAAATTATAAAGGCAAGGTTGAGATTTTTGGTGAAGATATTAGAGGAAAGTATCTTTACAAAAAAAGAATAGGATATGTTCCAGAGGTAATTGAGCTTTATGAAAGTCTTACTGCAATGGAGTACTTAAATTTTGTCGGGCAGCTTTATGGGCTTGATGAGGAGACAGTTAAAAAAAGATCGTTAGAGCTCATTGAAATTTTTGATTTGAAAGATGCTATAAATTCAAGGCTTTCTACATACTCAAAAGGTATGAAACAAAAACTTGCAATTATTTCAAGTTTAATTCACAACCCTGACCTTTTGTTCTTTGATGAACCCTTGACAGGTCTTGATGCAAACTCAGCAACAATCTTCAAAGAACTTATGAAAGAACTAAAGAAAGAGGGCAAAACCATTTTTTACTCTTCTCATATTATGGAAGTTGTTGAGAAGGTGAGCGACAGGATTATTCTCTTAAACAAAGGTACAATTGTTGCAGACGGTCCTTTTGAAGAACTTGCACAGAAACTTAAACAAAACAACTTAGAACAGCTTTTCAATGAGCTGACAGGCTTTACCAATCATCAGGAGATCGCAAAAGAAATTGTAAAGGTAATGAAGGGTGAAAAAGATGAGAGATAG
- a CDS encoding glycosyltransferase family 2 protein yields MSAEKFPIGELISVIIPCYNEAQNIEQTLKEIYKYFDKFVPNYEVIVVVEKSTDNTLEVINSSKNQKTIVLENERKFGKGYSLRRGIYFAKGQYILTCDADLPVDIKKYFPSMLELLRKDEKVAAVFATALAIKTCRRERGFVRSVVSLIFFVLRQLFLQFPVSDTQLGFKLFRADVAKKCCQKVNENGFLFDLILTDLMLNAGYQIEEINVKVVERKIKSSVSVGEIIKTTCKFCKYILFTRSKLLRKCTDKVMINDKSKGVKASSI; encoded by the coding sequence ATGAGTGCAGAAAAATTTCCGATAGGTGAGCTAATAAGTGTTATAATTCCCTGCTATAACGAAGCACAAAATATTGAACAAACCCTAAAAGAAATTTACAAATATTTCGACAAGTTTGTACCCAACTATGAAGTAATTGTTGTAGTTGAAAAAAGTACTGATAATACTCTGGAAGTAATAAACTCGTCAAAAAACCAAAAAACAATTGTATTAGAGAATGAAAGAAAATTTGGTAAGGGATATAGCTTAAGAAGAGGTATATATTTTGCAAAAGGACAATACATACTTACTTGTGATGCCGACCTTCCTGTGGACATAAAAAAATATTTTCCTTCCATGTTAGAACTACTAAGGAAAGATGAAAAGGTTGCTGCAGTTTTTGCCACTGCCTTGGCTATAAAAACATGCAGGAGAGAGAGAGGTTTTGTAAGAAGTGTTGTTTCACTGATATTTTTTGTTTTGAGACAGTTGTTTTTACAGTTTCCTGTAAGTGATACACAATTAGGTTTTAAATTGTTTAGAGCAGATGTAGCAAAAAAGTGCTGTCAAAAAGTTAATGAGAATGGGTTTTTATTTGACCTGATATTAACAGATTTGATGTTAAATGCAGGGTATCAAATTGAAGAAATAAATGTAAAAGTTGTAGAAAGAAAAATCAAATCTTCTGTTTCTGTCGGTGAGATAATAAAAACTACTTGTAAGTTTTGCAAGTATATATTGTTTACGCGTTCAAAATTACTTAGAAAATGTACAGATAAAGTTATGATAAATGATAAAAGTAAAGGCGTAAAAGCATCAAGTATTTGA
- a CDS encoding glycosyltransferase family 2 protein, which produces MKLGILITTYNDGDIILRCLDSIYNQLDEIDFPIYVVCVDDGSDSPLTYPHFDILRIRHSGRSYARIEGLKKILAENCTHFLFLDSDMVLPPGFLKKLKTVVENYDCDAFIIPEVAFSSYNNFWTKVKVFERNLYRVNYCRESGNIEAARLWKVLSFPGFVEGLEAFEEIQPTIMGIRKGLKIIKTQEIFILHDEKKVTFKDLLRKKNTYFCYMLDSDKCSKWDIIKRYYFFRPHLYHKENLKKYIRHPILAIGVVFMYLVLTLNFMWTSISRNLNKKKGMMKR; this is translated from the coding sequence ATGAAGCTGGGAATTTTAATAACGACATATAATGATGGAGATATTATTTTAAGATGCTTAGATTCTATCTATAACCAACTTGATGAAATAGATTTTCCAATTTATGTTGTATGCGTTGATGATGGTTCAGATTCACCTCTTACATATCCTCATTTTGACATTCTGAGAATTAGACACAGTGGAAGAAGTTATGCGAGGATTGAAGGACTAAAAAAAATTTTAGCTGAAAATTGTACACATTTCCTATTTTTAGATAGTGATATGGTCCTTCCTCCTGGTTTTCTCAAAAAGTTGAAAACAGTGGTTGAAAATTATGATTGTGATGCCTTTATTATTCCTGAAGTGGCTTTTAGCAGTTATAATAATTTTTGGACAAAAGTTAAGGTCTTTGAGAGAAACTTATATAGAGTAAATTATTGTAGAGAAAGTGGGAATATTGAGGCAGCCAGGTTATGGAAAGTGCTTTCTTTTCCGGGGTTTGTTGAGGGTTTGGAAGCATTTGAAGAAATTCAGCCAACAATAATGGGTATTAGAAAAGGTTTAAAAATTATAAAAACCCAGGAGATTTTTATTCTTCATGACGAAAAGAAGGTAACCTTCAAAGACTTATTGAGAAAAAAGAATACCTACTTCTGTTATATGCTTGATTCAGATAAATGTTCAAAATGGGATATAATAAAAAGGTATTATTTCTTTCGTCCCCATCTTTACCATAAAGAAAATTTAAAGAAATACATAAGACATCCAATTTTAGCAATTGGAGTTGTGTTTATGTACCTTGTATTGACATTGAATTTTATGTGGACGAGTATATCAAGAAATTTAAATAAAAAAAAAGGAATGATGAAAAGATGA
- a CDS encoding HPr family phosphocarrier protein, with the protein MVEAKVILQNPTGLHARPASIFVTQAAKFKSDIFIVKDGKEVNAKSILNILAIGAKKGDEITLKIAGEDEKEALDTLVKLLEGLNE; encoded by the coding sequence ATGGTTGAGGCAAAAGTTATTCTGCAAAATCCAACAGGACTTCATGCAAGACCTGCTAGCATATTTGTCACACAGGCGGCTAAATTTAAAAGTGATATATTTATCGTCAAAGACGGCAAAGAAGTGAATGCAAAAAGCATATTAAACATTTTGGCAATAGGAGCTAAAAAAGGTGATGAGATTACTTTAAAGATTGCTGGTGAAGATGAAAAAGAGGCTTTAGATACTTTAGTAAAACTTCTTGAAGGTTTGAATGAGTAG
- a CDS encoding WD40/YVTN/BNR-like repeat-containing protein, protein MIRKIFVSKILCKNSFFAVALSLMLLITTPISFFRENNPVREFAYAKERPKPPIVRVLRMDSRNSSIIYAGTGYGLFKSLDGGKTWNVTGIPNIDIKELEIDSKNPSTIYIGGEGTLYKTTDGGKTKKVIAYFYDWIGALALDYKDPSKVYLVANNRLYKSTDGGRKWKITNLQGIHIFAFEVNPINPYVLYAGVDSGICKSIDGGRSWEYIKFTSDQVVNITICSQKPSIIYAGTFHDGLYKSSDGGKTWKSLGLSNFGVFSIVIDPKNPDIIYAGTWDIDNLKGGVYKSTDGGRTWRAVGLTERRIYSLILDFKYPSIIYAGTDRGVYKSKNGGKTWEQINNGLFSRSIESIAIDPKNSSIVYAGTMYNGIYKSIDGGKTFYNTGLTQNRIKDILINPQNSNEVYLASENSIYKTTDGGKTWQTFENGLTGKLVVEMVMSSSNSNVLYGGCIDIMTEDIEDGLYKTIDGGKTWNKCYITSKVFAIDIVPTKPSIIYVATEEGVYVSINEGKTWQLNNRGLPSYKLSNNLLVYLISDLQIDPLDFQKIYIATHAGVYKSTDGGKTWKPTGLTNMRAMVLAINPKNSSVIYVGTFGNGILKSLDGGKTWIKCGLTDCEVYDIVIDPHNPATVYAGTHKGLFKSTDGGKSWKELNVF, encoded by the coding sequence ATGATTCGCAAGATTTTTGTTTCAAAAATTCTTTGTAAAAATTCATTTTTTGCAGTTGCTCTATCGTTGATGTTGCTTATAACAACTCCTATTAGCTTTTTTAGAGAAAATAACCCAGTTAGAGAGTTTGCTTATGCTAAAGAAAGACCAAAACCACCTATTGTTCGTGTATTAAGAATGGATTCAAGGAATAGTTCAATAATCTATGCAGGAACAGGATATGGTTTGTTCAAAAGTTTAGATGGTGGTAAGACATGGAATGTTACAGGTATTCCTAACATTGATATCAAAGAGTTAGAAATAGATTCAAAAAATCCGTCAACTATTTACATAGGTGGTGAAGGGACACTTTACAAAACTACAGATGGTGGAAAAACTAAAAAAGTCATTGCGTACTTTTATGATTGGATTGGAGCTTTAGCACTGGATTATAAAGATCCTTCGAAAGTGTACTTGGTTGCAAATAATAGGTTATATAAAAGTACAGATGGTGGGAGAAAATGGAAAATAACAAACTTGCAAGGTATTCACATTTTTGCCTTCGAAGTGAATCCTATAAATCCTTATGTGCTTTATGCAGGTGTGGATAGTGGTATTTGCAAAAGCATAGATGGCGGTAGGTCATGGGAATATATTAAATTTACTTCTGATCAAGTTGTAAATATAACAATATGTTCTCAAAAACCTTCAATAATATATGCAGGAACTTTCCATGATGGATTATACAAAAGTTCTGATGGAGGCAAGACATGGAAGAGTCTGGGGCTAAGCAATTTTGGTGTTTTTTCAATTGTAATTGACCCTAAGAACCCTGATATAATTTATGCAGGAACATGGGATATAGATAATTTAAAGGGTGGAGTTTATAAAAGTACAGACGGAGGAAGAACATGGAGAGCGGTTGGGTTGACCGAACGAAGAATTTATTCATTGATTTTGGATTTTAAGTATCCAAGTATAATTTATGCAGGAACAGATAGAGGAGTTTATAAGAGTAAAAATGGTGGAAAGACTTGGGAACAAATTAATAACGGGCTTTTCAGTCGTTCTATTGAGTCAATAGCAATAGATCCTAAAAATTCATCAATTGTTTATGCAGGAACAATGTACAATGGGATTTATAAAAGTATTGATGGTGGGAAAACATTTTATAACACAGGCTTAACACAAAATAGGATAAAAGATATACTCATAAATCCTCAAAATTCTAATGAGGTATATTTAGCCTCAGAAAATAGTATATATAAAACAACGGATGGTGGCAAAACGTGGCAAACTTTTGAAAATGGTTTGACAGGGAAGCTAGTAGTTGAAATGGTTATGTCTAGTAGCAACTCCAATGTCTTATATGGAGGTTGCATAGATATAATGACAGAAGATATAGAAGACGGATTATACAAAACTATTGATGGCGGTAAGACATGGAATAAATGCTATATTACATCAAAAGTTTTTGCAATAGATATTGTGCCTACTAAACCATCTATCATCTATGTTGCAACAGAGGAAGGAGTGTATGTAAGCATAAATGAAGGTAAAACATGGCAATTAAATAATAGGGGGCTTCCATCTTATAAATTATCAAATAATCTCTTGGTTTATCTTATTTCTGATTTACAAATTGATCCTTTGGATTTTCAAAAAATCTATATTGCAACTCATGCAGGAGTTTATAAAAGCACAGATGGCGGTAAAACGTGGAAACCCACTGGACTGACAAATATGAGGGCAATGGTTTTAGCAATAAATCCCAAAAATTCTTCTGTAATTTATGTAGGGACTTTTGGTAATGGGATATTAAAAAGTTTAGATGGCGGAAAAACATGGATAAAATGTGGTTTAACAGATTGCGAAGTATATGATATAGTTATAGACCCTCACAATCCTGCAACTGTATATGCCGGAACACATAAGGGACTATTTAAAAGTACAGATGGCGGTAAGTCATGGAAAGAACTCAATGTTTTTTGA
- the ptsP gene encoding phosphoenolpyruvate--protein phosphotransferase → MITGIPVSEGIGIGKAVIVKKEYSIKRYSVDNTETEIERFIEAIDKAKKEISDIKKHAEQNLGSDKAMIFDAHLLILDDPEFVKMVKEKIQQGTNAEWAVDESAKFYESLLLSLDDEYMRERASDIKDVSKRLIRILSDESHSEAGLKNLAEGSIIVAEDLTPSETAQMDKTRVAGFVTQQGGKTSHTAIIARTYEIPAIVGVKGALEKIKDGDVVIVDGYQGTVLINPDKQTLEEYEKRMNEEKKKKEELKRFVATEVKTKDGKRIKVYANIALPDEAEIAIKNGAEGIGLFRTEFLFMNRSSPPSEDEQFAAYKAVLEKMEGKPVIIRTLDVGGDKNIPYLNIENELNPFLGYRAIRLCLGHRELFKTQLKALLRASVYGDLKIMFPMITTAGELKEAKSILQEAKEELKKQGIEFSEKIEIGIMIETPAAALVSDILADEVDFFSIGTNDLIQYTLAIDRTNEKVSYLYDPLNPAVLRLIKMTVENAHKKGKEVGVCGEIASDEKIVPILIGLGVDELSANPAKVLSVKKKITETDYSTEKNKVNEYLQIS, encoded by the coding sequence ATGATCACAGGAATACCTGTATCAGAAGGAATTGGAATTGGGAAAGCTGTAATTGTCAAAAAAGAATATAGCATAAAACGCTACAGCGTTGATAATACCGAAACAGAGATAGAAAGATTTATAGAGGCTATTGATAAAGCTAAAAAAGAGATTTCAGATATAAAAAAGCATGCAGAGCAAAACCTCGGTTCAGATAAAGCCATGATATTTGATGCACACCTTTTAATTCTTGATGACCCTGAGTTTGTCAAAATGGTGAAAGAAAAGATACAGCAAGGCACAAATGCAGAGTGGGCAGTTGATGAGTCAGCAAAGTTTTATGAAAGCTTGCTCTTGAGCTTGGATGATGAGTATATGAGAGAGAGGGCAAGCGATATTAAGGATGTGTCTAAAAGGCTTATCAGAATTCTTAGTGATGAAAGTCATTCAGAGGCAGGTTTAAAAAATCTTGCTGAGGGCAGTATTATTGTGGCTGAGGATTTGACACCTTCTGAAACTGCTCAGATGGATAAAACAAGAGTAGCTGGTTTTGTAACTCAACAGGGTGGAAAGACATCTCACACAGCTATAATTGCCCGAACATATGAGATTCCTGCAATAGTAGGTGTAAAAGGTGCTCTTGAGAAAATAAAAGATGGTGATGTTGTAATTGTAGATGGATATCAAGGCACAGTTTTAATCAACCCTGATAAGCAGACACTTGAAGAATATGAAAAGAGAATGAACGAGGAAAAAAAGAAAAAGGAAGAACTAAAAAGATTTGTTGCAACAGAAGTTAAAACTAAGGATGGCAAAAGAATTAAGGTGTATGCCAACATCGCTCTTCCTGATGAGGCTGAGATTGCGATAAAAAATGGCGCAGAGGGAATTGGACTTTTCAGAACAGAGTTTTTGTTTATGAACCGCAGTTCACCACCTTCAGAAGATGAGCAGTTTGCTGCATACAAAGCTGTGCTTGAGAAGATGGAAGGGAAGCCTGTTATTATAAGAACATTGGATGTTGGGGGAGACAAAAATATTCCGTATTTGAACATAGAAAATGAGCTCAACCCATTTTTAGGTTACAGAGCAATAAGGCTTTGTTTAGGTCATAGGGAACTGTTTAAAACCCAGCTAAAAGCGCTTTTGAGAGCATCAGTTTATGGGGATCTAAAAATAATGTTCCCTATGATAACCACTGCTGGCGAATTAAAAGAGGCAAAAAGCATTTTGCAAGAAGCTAAAGAAGAATTGAAAAAACAGGGAATTGAGTTTTCAGAAAAAATAGAAATTGGTATAATGATTGAAACTCCTGCTGCAGCACTTGTTTCAGACATTCTTGCCGATGAGGTAGACTTTTTCAGCATTGGCACAAATGACCTTATTCAATATACACTTGCAATTGACAGGACAAATGAAAAGGTCTCATACTTGTATGACCCATTAAATCCTGCAGTTTTGAGGTTAATTAAAATGACAGTTGAAAATGCGCACAAAAAAGGAAAAGAAGTTGGAGTTTGTGGAGAGATAGCTTCTGATGAAAAAATTGTACCAATATTGATTGGGCTTGGTGTTGATGAGCTTAGCGCAAATCCAGCAAAGGTTTTAAGTGTTAAAAAGAAGATAACAGAAACTGATTATAGTACAGAAAAAAACAAAGTAAATGAGTATTTGCAAATAAGCTAA
- a CDS encoding PTS fructose transporter subunit IIC, whose protein sequence is MKIVAVTSCPTGIAHTYMAAEALQMAAKELGVEIKVETRGSVGAENEITPEDLKEAHAVILACDTKIDEDRFQGLPIVRASVKDAIKDPKGLITKAMSMEKKDYVDKVFEAKKEAKEKATGVYKHLMTGVSYMIPFVVAGGILIAISFAFGIKAFEQKGTLAAALMDIGGGSAFYLMVPILAGFIAFSIADRPGLVPGMIGGLLANKLSAGFLGGIVAGFAAGYLVAWLKKTIKLPKTMEGLMPVLILPVLSTLIIGLGMIYVVGEPVAALNKAMTEWLKSMSSGSAVLLGIILGLMMAFDMGGPVNKAAYTFAVSTLAAGQPSTIMAAVMAAGMTPPLGLALATVIAKDKFTTEEREAGKAAFFLGISFITEGAIPFAAADPLRVIPSIMVGSAVTSALSILFKATLAVPHGGIFVLPIPNAVGNLPLYAVAILIGTIVTALMVSALKPKKV, encoded by the coding sequence ATGAAGATTGTGGCAGTAACATCTTGCCCCACTGGGATTGCTCACACGTACATGGCAGCAGAGGCACTTCAAATGGCGGCAAAAGAGCTTGGGGTTGAGATCAAGGTCGAAACAAGAGGGTCTGTTGGCGCAGAAAATGAGATAACACCGGAAGACTTAAAAGAGGCACATGCAGTTATACTTGCATGCGACACAAAGATTGATGAAGACAGGTTCCAAGGACTTCCAATTGTTCGGGCAAGTGTAAAGGATGCTATCAAAGACCCCAAAGGGCTTATCACAAAGGCAATGAGCATGGAAAAGAAAGATTATGTTGACAAAGTATTTGAGGCAAAGAAAGAAGCAAAAGAAAAAGCAACTGGTGTGTACAAGCACTTGATGACGGGTGTTTCTTATATGATTCCTTTTGTTGTCGCAGGTGGTATTTTAATTGCGATATCTTTTGCATTTGGAATTAAGGCTTTTGAACAAAAAGGAACACTTGCAGCAGCGCTCATGGACATTGGCGGTGGCAGTGCATTTTATCTCATGGTTCCAATACTGGCTGGCTTTATAGCATTTTCAATTGCAGACAGGCCTGGCCTTGTACCAGGTATGATTGGCGGACTTTTAGCAAATAAGCTTAGTGCAGGATTTTTGGGAGGAATTGTTGCAGGGTTTGCTGCAGGATACTTAGTTGCATGGCTTAAGAAAACTATAAAGCTGCCAAAGACAATGGAAGGTTTGATGCCGGTATTAATCTTGCCTGTTTTGTCAACATTGATTATTGGTTTGGGTATGATATATGTTGTAGGCGAACCTGTTGCAGCTTTAAATAAGGCAATGACTGAATGGCTCAAGAGCATGAGCAGTGGCAGTGCTGTTTTACTTGGAATTATTTTAGGTCTTATGATGGCGTTTGATATGGGAGGACCTGTTAACAAAGCCGCATATACTTTTGCGGTATCAACTTTGGCGGCAGGTCAGCCATCAACAATAATGGCGGCTGTCATGGCAGCTGGCATGACACCTCCACTTGGACTTGCGCTTGCAACAGTAATTGCAAAAGATAAGTTTACCACAGAAGAAAGAGAAGCAGGCAAGGCTGCTTTCTTCCTTGGAATTTCATTTATAACTGAAGGAGCAATCCCGTTTGCTGCAGCTGATCCACTTAGAGTTATTCCATCTATTATGGTAGGTTCAGCTGTGACTTCTGCCTTGAGCATATTGTTTAAAGCCACATTAGCAGTGCCTCATGGTGGAATATTTGTTTTGCCAATTCCAAATGCAGTTGGTAATTTGCCATTATATGCAGTTGCAATTTTGATAGGTACCATTGTGACAGCACTTATGGTTTCGGCCTTGAAACCTAAAAAGGTATAA